A window of Solanum stenotomum isolate F172 chromosome 3, ASM1918654v1, whole genome shotgun sequence contains these coding sequences:
- the LOC125860244 gene encoding protein HYPER-SENSITIVITY-RELATED 4-like isoform X1 yields the protein MSSSSAESKMALAKTVLSTVGSVAATAMLVRSIFHDYIPRELHEYLYFGLRNIFTNFSNQLTMVIDEFDGLVNNEIYEAAETYLGSKLSPNIHRLKISKPEKEKNFNIAMERNEEVTDVYNGQTFKWIWLCRQTQSTNFYNSRDMNSTLKSEIRSFELTFHNKNKDLVLNSYLPHIMKEAKLQKHVNKTIKIHTVDCERMYNLHEMWKPVNLNHPATFETIAMESDQKDMILKDLERFVKRKDYYRKVGKAWKRGYLLFGPPGTGKSSLIAAMANYLNFDIYDLELTSLRGNMELRRLLVATANKSILVVEDIDCTIELQDNLANRAAVVHSINGFRMQENKVTLSGLLNFIDGLWSSCGDERIIIFTTNHIEKLDPALLRPGRMDMHIHMAYCTPCGFKLLATNYLGIKDHKLFKEIEELIDIANVTPAEVAEQLLKEDEVENSLKGLINFLHKKIKENEEVKAKKVESVDEKEENVENEIKEKEEEKDLPNGEST from the exons ATGTCATCTTCATCAGCAGAATCAAAAATGGCCTTGGCCAAGACTGTTCTATCGACAGTAGGCTCTGTTGCTGCGACAGCCATGTTGGTTCGTTCGATATTCCATGACTACATTCCCCGGGAACTCCATGAATATCTCTACTTTGGACTTAGAAACATTTTCACCAATTTCTCAAATCAGCTAACAATGGTGATTGACGAATTTGATGGTCTTGTCAATAATGAAATTTATGAAGCTGCTGAGACCTATTTGGGCAGCAAGTTGTCACCTAACATCCATCGACTTAAAATCAGTAAGCCTGAGAAGGAGAAAAATTTCAACATTGCCATGGAACGTAATGAGGAG GTGACAGATGTTTATAATGGACAGACATTCAAGTGGATTTGGCTCTGTAGACAAACACAGTCTACAAACTTCTATAATTCCAGGGACATGAATTCCACTCTAAAATCTGAAATCAGGTCCTTTGAGCTGACATTTCACAATAAAAACAAGGACCTTGTCCTTAATTCGTATTTGCCTCACATCATGAAAGAAGCAAAATTGCAAAAACACGTAAACAAGACGATCAAGATTCACACTGTGGATTGCGAGAGAATGTACAATTTACACGAAATGTGGAAGCCGGTGAATCTTAATCATCCAGCCACTTTTGAGACAATCGCAATGGAATCAGATCAAAAAGACATGATCTTGAAAGATTTGGAGAGATTCGTGAAGAGGAAAGATTATTATAGGAAAGTTGGCAAGGCATGGAAAAGAGGGTATTTGTTGTTTGGTCCTCCAGGGACCGGAAAATCTAGTTTGATTGCTGCAATGGCGAATTATTTGAACTTTGATATATATGATTTGGAGTTGACTTCGCTGAGGGGGAACATGGAGTTACGGAGGTTGTTGGTTGCCACAGCCAATAAGTCCATTTTGGTGGTGGAGGACATTGATTGTACCATTGAATTGCAAGATAACTTGGCTAATCGAGCTGCTGTTGTTCATTCAATCAATGGTTTTCGTATGCAAGAAAACAAG GTGACATTATCAGGTTTACTGAATTTTATTGATGGATTATGGTCGAGTTGTGGAGACGAAAGAATCATAATTTTCACAACAAATCACATAGAGAAACTCGACCCTGCATTGTTGCGACCTGGTAGAATGGACATGCACATTCACATGGCATATTGCACACCTTGTGGCTTCAAACTTCTTGCTACCAATTACTTAGGGATTAAAGATCATAAATTGTTCAAAGAAATTGAGGAATTGATTGACATAGCAAATGTGACACCAGCAGAAGTGGCAGAGCAATTGTTGAAGGAAGATGAAGTTGAGAATTCCCTTAAAGGGTTGATTAATTTTCTtcacaaaaagataaaagagaatgaaGAGGTTAAGGCTAAGAAAGTGGAATCTGTTGATGAGAAGGAggaaaatgttgaaaatgagattaaagaaaaagaggaagaaaaggaCTTACCAAATGGGGAAAGTACTtaa
- the LOC125860244 gene encoding protein HYPER-SENSITIVITY-RELATED 4-like isoform X2, whose amino-acid sequence MSSSSAESKMALAKTVLSTVGSVAATAMLVRSIFHDYIPRELHEYLYFGLRNIFTNFSNQLTMVIDEFDGLVNNEIYEAAETYLGSKLSPNIHRLKISKPEKEKNFNIAMERNEEVTDVYNGQTFKWIWLCRQTQSTNFYNSRDMNSTLKSEIRSFELTFHNKNKDLVLNSYLPHIMKEAKLQKHVNKTIKIHTVDCERMYNLHEMWKPVNLNHPATFETIAMESDQKDMILKDLERFVKRKDYYRKVGKAWKRGYLLFGPPGTGKSSLIAAMANYLNFDIYDLELTSLRGNMELRRLLVATANKSILVVEDIDCTIELQDNLANRAAVVHSINGFRMQENKVTLSGLLNFIDGLWSSCGDERIIIFTTNHIEKLDPALLRPGRMDMHIHMAYCTPCGFKLLATNYLGIKDHKLFKEIEELIDIANVTPAEVAEQLLKEDEVENSLKGLINFLHKKIKENEEVKAKKVESVDEKEENVENEIKEKEEEKDLPNGEST is encoded by the exons GCTCTGTTGCTGCGACAGCCATGTTGGTTCGTTCGATATTCCATGACTACATTCCCCGGGAACTCCATGAATATCTCTACTTTGGACTTAGAAACATTTTCACCAATTTCTCAAATCAGCTAACAATGGTGATTGACGAATTTGATGGTCTTGTCAATAATGAAATTTATGAAGCTGCTGAGACCTATTTGGGCAGCAAGTTGTCACCTAACATCCATCGACTTAAAATCAGTAAGCCTGAGAAGGAGAAAAATTTCAACATTGCCATGGAACGTAATGAGGAG GTGACAGATGTTTATAATGGACAGACATTCAAGTGGATTTGGCTCTGTAGACAAACACAGTCTACAAACTTCTATAATTCCAGGGACATGAATTCCACTCTAAAATCTGAAATCAGGTCCTTTGAGCTGACATTTCACAATAAAAACAAGGACCTTGTCCTTAATTCGTATTTGCCTCACATCATGAAAGAAGCAAAATTGCAAAAACACGTAAACAAGACGATCAAGATTCACACTGTGGATTGCGAGAGAATGTACAATTTACACGAAATGTGGAAGCCGGTGAATCTTAATCATCCAGCCACTTTTGAGACAATCGCAATGGAATCAGATCAAAAAGACATGATCTTGAAAGATTTGGAGAGATTCGTGAAGAGGAAAGATTATTATAGGAAAGTTGGCAAGGCATGGAAAAGAGGGTATTTGTTGTTTGGTCCTCCAGGGACCGGAAAATCTAGTTTGATTGCTGCAATGGCGAATTATTTGAACTTTGATATATATGATTTGGAGTTGACTTCGCTGAGGGGGAACATGGAGTTACGGAGGTTGTTGGTTGCCACAGCCAATAAGTCCATTTTGGTGGTGGAGGACATTGATTGTACCATTGAATTGCAAGATAACTTGGCTAATCGAGCTGCTGTTGTTCATTCAATCAATGGTTTTCGTATGCAAGAAAACAAG GTGACATTATCAGGTTTACTGAATTTTATTGATGGATTATGGTCGAGTTGTGGAGACGAAAGAATCATAATTTTCACAACAAATCACATAGAGAAACTCGACCCTGCATTGTTGCGACCTGGTAGAATGGACATGCACATTCACATGGCATATTGCACACCTTGTGGCTTCAAACTTCTTGCTACCAATTACTTAGGGATTAAAGATCATAAATTGTTCAAAGAAATTGAGGAATTGATTGACATAGCAAATGTGACACCAGCAGAAGTGGCAGAGCAATTGTTGAAGGAAGATGAAGTTGAGAATTCCCTTAAAGGGTTGATTAATTTTCTtcacaaaaagataaaagagaatgaaGAGGTTAAGGCTAAGAAAGTGGAATCTGTTGATGAGAAGGAggaaaatgttgaaaatgagattaaagaaaaagaggaagaaaaggaCTTACCAAATGGGGAAAGTACTtaa